The Lolium rigidum isolate FL_2022 chromosome 1, APGP_CSIRO_Lrig_0.1, whole genome shotgun sequence region GTAGAGGGTCTAGACTAGACACTATAAACATGAAAAAGAAATAGTAGGAAATAAGTTTGAAGTAGACCGATATGCATCTCTCGCTGTATTTTGGCTCTGAATCCACATAACACACTCAATATATTGCCATTCAAAATGGAGTGTTGCGATTCACACTAAAAATATTGTTTGCTTACTCACACGGTGTCATGATGACATTGTATTATGCACTAGATTTATCCATTTCCTTGCCAGACTGTCTTGCAATCAGCTTATGTAGTGCGCGTGCAAACTAGTCCTTCAGCTTGAGTAACCTAATCTCCTCTTTGTCCATATTTATGCATCGAGTGTGGAAAAAACTGATCTGATCAGTCAGGTTGCTGATAGATCATATGATCTATTTTTTTCCCATGTTTTTGGTGTTGGCTCAAATTCTTCTACAATTCATAGAAGTGCTATATAAGCTGCTGCACCTACAATGCGTTATCTATTTTCTAGTGCTACTTTGGTGCCTGTAATGAACTTGAGGTTAAGCAGTAGTTTGTTTTGCTGTTATATGTGCGTCTGCATTTAGTGGACATGATGTGGCCAGACCACTCAACCTGATACGAGCTTCTAGCTCCTGCAATGTGCCAATACAACAATGCAAGTTGATGGCATCACAGAGCTATGAGCCGTATTCCTGTGATCTGTCCATGTTCAAAAAGTAGCACCACTATTTCTGACTCGATGTTGTTGTTTGACCTTTAGGAAATAAAATCTTTTTTCTAAGATGGAGATGTCACGGTTCATTTCTTTTTGGCTGTAGAGAACAATTTGGCCCTACAAGTTGACTAAACAAGAAGCACTTCTATTCTATTGTCAAGCATCTGCTCGTGAACTTTTGTTTCATGAGACAGTCCACCGATTTTTTCAATAAAGTGACTTAGAACTTCTTATTAGATTGGGGTAATCAACTAATGGAGTCTGTTCACTTTCTTAAAGTTCAGTTCACTTTCTGATTGTGAGTGTGACACATGCAGCTTTGCCATTTTGAAGTTTGTGTGGAATTATGACAACATGCATGCCAGATGCATGTTTCTTGTATACTTCGCCTGAATGTTTCACATTTGTGGCTGTTGCCATTTTTTCTTGTGGTGCTAGACTGCTAGTCTGCTTATATGCTTCGATGAGCATGAAACTATTTCTAGTTTGCTGTAACTGTTTGAAATTATTCAGTCACCAAATTGTGCCTGATGTAATGTTGGTCTATTTTACGATTTCATCTGAACTCGCTACACAATGCTAGCCCCTTAATTCCTTTGAATTATCTATGATGCTTATGTTCCCTTTTGCTATTACAGGACTTGTCAAGATTCTCAAGAAGTATGACAAGAGAACTGGGGCCCTGATCCGTCTTCCCTTCATTCAGAATGTGCTGCTTCAGCCTTTCTTCACCACTGACCTCCTTTACCAGCTTGTGAAGGAGTGCGAGGCCATGCTCGACCAGCTCCTACCATCGAACAAACCATCTGTATCAAATGTAGATGGAAAAGAAGATATCAACACTGAGGACAAGCCCCTGAACCCCAGTTCTTCATTGGGTAGCAGCGGTTGCATTCCAGAGCTTGATGAGATTGAGTTCATGGAGAGCATGTACATGAAGAGCACCGTCGCGGCGCTTAGGTCTCTGAAAGAGATTCGGAGCAAAAGCTCAACAGTCAGTGCGTTCTCGCTGCCTCCTCTTCAGGCCAACAGTGCAGCAGAAGAGCAGGAAAGGTGGAAGAAGATATCTGTGATCGAGCAGGCTGCCAAATGACATGACCGCCACCTGGTATATGACACACCTCTTACTCATTCCGACCATAATCTTGACGATCGCTGCTGAAGAAAGAACTGGGATCTGATTCCCTGTTTCATATTCTGTAATTTGTAAAATTCGAGGATTCCTAACGGCTGTAAAATGGTGGAAATGTACAATACACATTGTTAAATCATATAACGCCATCATAACTATCAGAGTCGATAGACATGGTTTTAATCACTACTGTGAATTCAATCATGTACTTTTGCTGTTATTTGGTCTGTAACACAAGTCTCTGGTACAGAGCTGGTTTATTGATTGCACATGTAGTTGATTTTGATCTATTCGTTCCAGACTTTGTACAAAATATATTTTGTCTTTCATGGCATGGTGTTGCCCTCTGAAGTTCGTTGGGTGGGTGTATACTGTATCGTAGTATTCCTAGTGTATTGCTCTGCTAAGGGTCCAGCCCTCTTATGATCTTCTGCTTTGGTACTACAGCCGAGTAGCACCACCACTGTTATTAGGAACCCGTGTTTAGAAGGTACTATTTTCTATTATCAGATTTAGGGCTCATTGATTCAGATTTAGGGATCTTTGATTCGCAGATTTAGAAAAAGAAGAACTATACAATATTGCAATGCCGTGTCAAGTGGATCCTACGGCTCCGAATCAATGCAAAATTTTCTATGAAATGTGATGCCGAAGGTTTCTTAGAAACAAATTCCAATGGATAACAAACCTAAAAATCAAACAACATGAAAAACTCAAAAttattttaaatcttaaactttCCTATTAGGATCCTTCCGATCATCCCTCAAAGAAGGATCCTTCCGATCAAAGAGACCTTGTACTGTAGTAGTACACCTAGGCATAGTCCTCCCCGTGCACCCGCAATGTTTTGTCCATTTCAAAGTTGCCAAACATTGTGACATTTATATTACATGCATCTATTACGTCACAAAATTTCATAAACAAACTTAACATGCAACGAGACAAAAAGGGATTTGGGATGATAATGTCTAGACCTGAACAAACATTGGGCAGCCCGGCCTGGCCCAAAAATTCTAGGCCAGGATAGGGCCTGATTTTCGAGCCCGAAGGTCGGGCCAGGTCGAGCTTGGGCTTACAAAATGTGTGATTTAGGGAAGATTTGAGCCGGGCTTCTCGTGCTTGGAAGGCTTTTCCATGTTCGGGCGGGTTTGGGCCTGATTTATGAGCCCGACGGTTAGACCGGGCTGGGCCCTACATTTTTAGCTTCGCGCTTTTTGAGGCATGGCCTAAAGCATGGCCCGgtgtgagttttttttttgaaaagaataCGGTAGGCAAAGCCTCTATAgtgatttttttaataataaaaatcTTAACCTGTGTCCCTGTGGTCAACCTGGGTGGTTGGATCGTACATCTACTTCCCTAACTAAATGAGCTAGACTCACTTCTTTTAGCCCGAGTTTTGTCCAGGTGTAATAATGCCCATGAGCTGAATAAGAAGACCAAATTTTGATTGAGTTACTATTTCtagctactccctctgtttcatattCATCCCTGACCGGTCGTCATTAGCTCATGTGAGTTCTGTTATTAGAGATTTATGTAATGGTACTAGAACTATTTCTATTGTAAAAGTGGATAGGTCTCAAAATAGGATGAGTCATTGTCTTGCAAATCTTGCAAGGACAGACGGACAATCTGATATCTGGATTGGCTCAAGACCTGTGGGCTTGTCCCAGGTTTATGACCAAGACCTTGTTGTAAACCCTATCATTTAATATATCCTCTTTTACCTGCAAAAAAACAATACTATatcagcgacaactaatatggaatatAGGGGGTATTTCTTCCCTAgagttttgttttgaatttgaatatgCTTTTTTACATGATTGATACACATTGTTTCTATATTGTCATTTTTCCATGGGCTTTACTATGACTTCTAAGACGACGCTTTGTATTTGCAAGTACCGGGAGTGTCTTACGGAGAAGTCTGGCTAGTTAAAAATAAACGAGTGCAAACCAAACTGTTCTAGGGTTAACTTGGTTTTGCTAACTCTCCGCACAAATAACTTCTTAGTTCTCAGTTGTATCCCATCGGTCCGATGTTGACATCGACGCATTTTTCCattaagaaaactttgatcaaattTTCGAGTTTAGGGCTCTTGGGACAACTTCAACCATGTTGCcgaaaaattcctaaaaataccACGTGTGCAAGTGTATTAATGCTATTTGCACCTGCATATTCGTGCAAATAGAAACACCAATATTTGTTATTTTAGCTCAACTTTATCATTATTTTGCATCCATGAGTGAATTCTTTTTCACCAATGTTTACTAATTCTCATGCATTACACTCTGTGTACGTGATGTTTATTTGGAGAATTTTGGTATTTCAAGACAGGCAGTACCCCCTCACGGATTTGTACCTTTCTGTTTTTTCCGCCTTCAAACAAACCTCGCGGCTGTGCATTTTGCAATGAAAACCTTTTCGAAGACCGCCCTTATCTTATTTTGATCTACCTAAGAAACCCATTGTTGCTGAAGTTATTTCTGCattgcaattttttttgaaaaatagacAACATGTAAATACTATAATTTCAAATGCACTTGAAATGTTTCAGAAGAAAGGAGTCAAGAAGATGAAATCAGAGCACTACTATTTTCAAATTTATCTCATTATCATTTTATAGACCCATAAAATGAGAATATTCATCACAATATTTTGCAGATTCAGAGGTCAGCCGCACATGTACATATAGGAACATTTGGAATTGCTCTTTTTGGAAAAACTTATAAGGGGTCGGCTAAAGCATGAGAGCTCAAGTTCCTTTCCCATTTCCCGGCCCATGAACTTTCTAGCCTTTCTACTCTTCGTTAAATGCTGAAAGCCGATTACAAAAAAAGCCCAACTGAAGTATCGGTACAGTGCATTCGTCACAACTCAACGCCCAAGTCACTGAAACCCTCAAAAAATCCAACCCTcgtctcctcctcgtcgtcgacgccgcCATGCCGCCACGCAAGCGCCCCCTAGAACCGTCCTCGGGCATGCCACCACCACCGGACGTCAAGCCCGTCATCCCCGCGGCGAagcccgccgccgctccctccCCCGCCGACGCGCCGGAGATACCGCCCATCTCCGCCGCCATCCTCAACAACCTGCCCCCGTCGGAGCGCGACGTCTACAAGCGCGTCTACCTGGCGGGCAACAAGGGCATGTGGAGCCAGGACCTGCGGCGCGCGACGCAGCTGACCACGGCCAGCCTCAGCAAGTCCACCCGCGCGCTGGTCCAGCGGGGCATCCTCAAGGAGGTCACGGACGTGCGCCACCGCGCCAAGAAGGTGTTCATGGACGCGCGCATCGAGCCCGCCCCGGAGATCACCGGCGGCACCTGGTACCACAACGGCCAGCTCGAcaccgacgccgtcgccgccgtgcgCCGCAGGTGCCTCGACCAGATCGACAGGCTCGGCGCCGCCACCCCCGACATGGTCCACAAGGGCGTCGAGCGGGACGACCCCAGGGCCGGCTACACCATCGACCAGATCAGGGACATCCTGCAGACCATGGCGCTCGACAGGGTGCTGGAGGAGCGCAAGAGCACTGGGGAGGGGGAGTTCAGCGCGGTCAGGGCCGGAAGGGTCTGCTACCGGAGGGGCGGCGCGCCGCAGGGTGGTATGATGGAGGGGATCCCCTGTGGGGTCTGCCCCAGGATGGACGAGTGCTCGCCGGATGGGGTCATCTCGCCCACCACCTGCGTCTACTACAAGAAGTGGCTGCAAATGGACTTCTAGCTAGGCGGTGAGCCCTCTTCTGCATATCAATTGTGCTAGGATGGATTGCTCAATCCAATTTCAGATTGCTGAATTGGCATTAGCTTACACTTGGTAGACTGTTCGGTGTAGCTTCTCAAGTGTTTGGTGTAGCTTCTCAAAAGAGTGCAGTACTGCAGTTGAACACCCCAATAGCCGTAGAGTAGAGTCATTATCCACCATGAACAAATCCTATAGCATCTGCACTTGCTCAATTAAGTTCAGTATTGTAAACTTTGACAGATTCGGTCAACTCACAACCATGATAATATACTTCTGAGTGTGATGTTCTTATAGCCAAGGTGTTATATATAAGGTCCTAGTTGCCCACCTAGGGTGGGATTGGTTTCTCGGGCCAAATTTTGTGGTCCTGGGATGGGCATGGCCATCAGGCCATGGAGAACGGCACTTGAGCCATGTTCTCCACTTCGTTTGGTTGCCCACAATCCATTTTCTTGCATGAGGTGAAAAACGAATTCCACATTAGCTCCGGTGATGTAATGTGTTAGTGATGTTCCTATCACCTTTTTTCAACATGGTGGTAGACTTACCTCGTACACCACTCACATGACATAGCGATTAAGAATTCAGATCTATTCATCTACTAGTGTTGAAACAGAAAACTTACAACACGAGTTGTGGAAAATGGCGAGATGAAGCTAGTCCTTATAGGAAATTTCAAATGGTCGACCATGTGCCATCAATTTAATGAAATTCATCTAAAAGAGCTCGAAACATGAACACGCAATTGAGAAGATACAGTTAACGGAACTCGGAATTGTTTGTCGGAATGGAAGCACGAGTCTATGCGCAAGATTTTCATGTTGACCTCGTCATGAATCGAAGCACAATTTTGTTGATCGAAAGGATAAGTTGACCATGTTCAAACGGCTGACCATGTTTGATCAATTTTACCATGTTTGGAAGGTTGACCATGTTCGATCAATTTGACGAAATTCGTTTAGAAAAGCTCCAAACAAGAAGATGAAATTGGGGGTTTACATTTAGTGAAACTCGGAACCGATTGTTAGAATGGAATCATAATATCATATCATCGACACGCATTTTTTCGTGTAGAGCTTATTTTGATTCCAAGCATGGCTGTGTGATTAGAAGGTAGTAGGTGAAGAAGATTAAGGAAGGTGAGCACAACAAATCACCCGCATGCTCATGTACACAGGTTGCATCGCTGTAGCCACCCATGTGCCCTCGCTGCAGAGGCGCGGAGGTGCTTTAAAGCGCGTGCCGCGTGCGGGCCACAGCGTAGAGCTAGCCCAGCCATCCAATTATCATGATTGTGTTACCCCAAGGCCTGGCTAGCCTTCATGCGAGCTACCATACACGTACCAGGTATTGACTGTTATTATCTTGCATTCCGTGAA contains the following coding sequences:
- the LOC124683098 gene encoding SPX domain-containing protein 1-like, which codes for MKFGKSLSSQIVETLPEWRDKFLSYKDLKKRLKLIGAGADGEERQAKRARVSEDGDEAAAAAAEMTPEEAEFMRLLGAELDKFNSFFVEKEEEYIIRQKELQDRVARAAGMDSREELLRVHKEIVDFHGEMVLLENYSALNYTGLVKILKKYDKRTGALIRLPFIQNVLLQPFFTTDLLYQLVKECEAMLDQLLPSNKPSVSNVDGKEDINTEDKPLNPSSSLGSSGCIPELDEIEFMESMYMKSTVAALRSLKEIRSKSSTVSAFSLPPLQANSAAEEQERWKKISVIEQAAK
- the LOC124683099 gene encoding DNA-directed RNA polymerase III subunit rpc6-like: MPPRKRPLEPSSGMPPPPDVKPVIPAAKPAAAPSPADAPEIPPISAAILNNLPPSERDVYKRVYLAGNKGMWSQDLRRATQLTTASLSKSTRALVQRGILKEVTDVRHRAKKVFMDARIEPAPEITGGTWYHNGQLDTDAVAAVRRRCLDQIDRLGAATPDMVHKGVERDDPRAGYTIDQIRDILQTMALDRVLEERKSTGEGEFSAVRAGRVCYRRGGAPQGGMMEGIPCGVCPRMDECSPDGVISPTTCVYYKKWLQMDF